TGTCCAGGTCGACATAGCCGTCGCCGGTGCGGTTCCAGTTACGGTATTTGTGATCGTAGTTGGGCAGCATGTAGTAGCCGGGGTCATAGACCCGGCTCGACGCCGTGACCACACCCGAATCCAGGCCGGCAATCGCCACCGCCGGCTTGATGGTCGAACCCGGTGGATACAGGCCGCGCAACACGCGGTTGAACAGCGGCCGGTCGATGGAATCGCGCAACTCGGCGTAGGCCCTGAAGCTGATGCCCGTCACGAACAGGTTGGGGTCGAAACTCGGCTGGCTGACCATGGCCAGCACTTCGCCCGTTTTCGGGTCCAGTGCCACCACCGCACCGCGACGACCACCCAGGGCCATTTCCGCGGCTTCCTGCAGTTTGATGTCCAGGCTCAGCACGATGTCCTTGCCCGGTATCGGGTCCGTACGCTTGAGCACGCGCAACACGCGGCCACGGGCGTTGGTCTCGACTTCTTCGTAACCCACCTGGCCATGCAGTTCGGGCTCGTAGAAACGCTCGATGCCGGTTTTGCCAATGTGATGGGTGCCGCTGTAGTTGACCGGATCGAGGGTCTTGAGCTCTTTCTCGTTGATGCGCCCCATGTAGCCGACCGAGTGGGCAAAGTGCGGCCCCTGCGGGTAGTGCCGCACCAACTGCGCCACCACCTCCACGCCGGGCAGACGGAACTGGTTCACCGCGATCCGGGCGATCTGTTCTTCGTTGAGCTCGAACAGGATCGGCACCGGCTCGAAGGGCCGGCGCCCCTGCTTCATGCGCTTCTCGAAGATGACCCGGTCTTCCGGCGTCAGCTGCAGCACCTCGACAATCACATCGAGAACCTGCTGCCAGTCGCCGGAACGCTCGCGGGTCATGCTCAGGCTGAAGCTGGGCCGGTTATCCGCCACCACCACGCCATTACGGTCGAAAATCAGCCCACGGGTCGGCGGAATCGGCTGCACATGCACCCGATTGTTTTCCGACAAGGTGGAGTGATACTCGTACTGGATCACCTGCAAGTAATACAGGCGCGCGATCAGCACCGCAATCAGCGCCACCACCATGACCGCGCCAAATACCACGCGCGCGCGTACAAGACGTGCGTCTTTCTCGTGGTCCTTGATGCGGATCGGCTGGGTCATCGGCAATGGCGCAGATTATTTGTGATAAGGGTGCCCGGACAGAACTGTCCAGGCGCGATACAGCTGTTCACCGATCAGAATCCTTACCAACGGGTGTGGCAACGTGAGTGCCGACAGCGACCAGCGCTGGTCGGCCCGCGCACAGACTTCCGGCGCCAGCCCCTCGGGGCCGCCGACCATGAAGTTGACGGTGCGCGAATCCAGGCGCCAGCGGTCCAGTTCCACCGCCAATTGCTCGGTGCTCCAGGGCTTGCCGTGCACTTCGAGGGTGACGATGCGCTCGTTGGGGCCGACCTTGGCCAACATGGCTTCGCCTTCCTGACGGATAAAGCGCGCCACGTCGGCATTCTTGCCCCGGGTGTTGAGCGGTATTTCCACCAGCTCAAGCGACAGCTCAGCAGGCAGACGCTTGGCATACTCGTGCCAGCCTTCTTCCACCCACTTGGGCATGCGTGAACCGACAGCGATAAGACGCAGGCGCACAGCCGTTCCTTATTCCTGGTCTTTGTTGAGCTTGTCGAAGTGCGCGTGGCCCACTTCCGGGCTGTGGTGCTTGCCATCGGCGGCACGGCTCTGCTCGGCGCCCTTCCACAGACGCTCCAGGTCATAGAACTGGCGGGCGTTGGAAGTCATCATGTGAACGATCACGTCGTCCATGTCCAGCAGCACCCAGTCGCTGTCGCCCTTGCCTTCTTCACCCAGCGGCTTCACGCCCTGGGCCTTGACCGCTTCGCGAACCTTGTCCAGCATCGCGCCGATCTGGCGGTTGGAGGTACCGGTGGCGATGATCATGAAGTCGGTGATGCTCTGCTTGTCGCGCACGTCCAGCACCTGGATGTCCTGGGCTTTCACATCTTCCAGAGCAGCCACGGCAACCTTTACCAGCTCTTCGCCAGCCAGTTCCGGGCCAACGTGGGCTTCTACCGGCAGTGGCGCGCTTTTGAAGGTGCCTTTGCGCTTAACTTTGCTTACGTCTTTGTTCGTCATATAAAACTCGTTTTGCTCGTATGTTCGGGCGCTCGCTGCACGACGGTGCGTAGCGACAAGCGCGCCTTTTCAGTTCGACGCACGGTAAAGCCCGTGCGCATCGATGTAGGCCAGGACCGCGTCAGGCACCAGGAAACGTACCGACTTACCGCTGGCCAGCAGTTGACGGATCTGGGTGGCGGACACCGCAAGCGGGGTCTGCCAGACGAATGCAATATTCCCGTTCGGCCCGGTCAGGGCCAAGGGGTCACTTACCGACCGCGCGGCCAGCAGGTTGCGCAAGGCATCCGGCGGTTCGCTGTCGGCATCCGGGCGTTGCAAAACCAGGATGTGGCAATGCTGGAGGAGTTCCTCCCAGCGGTGCCAAGAGGGCAGGCCGCAAAATGCGTCCCAGCCCAAAAGCAGAAACAATTGGTCATCAGCGGCCAACTCGGCGCGCATCAGCTCCAGGGTGTCGACAGTGTAGGACGGTTTATCGCGCTTGAGCTCGCGATCGTCCACCACCAGCGGCGCTATTCCTTCCACGGCAACGCGCACCATTTCCAGGCGCTGCTGCGCTGAAACCTGCGGCGTATCGCGATGGGGCGGCCGAAAATTGGGCATCAGGCGCAACTCGTCCAACGCCAGGGCATCCGCGACTTCCAGGGCACTGCGCAAATGGCCGATGTGCACGGGGTCGAAAGTACCGCCGAGCAGCCCGATGCGTTTACCCATCAAGTGCGCACATGACCGTCGCCGAACACCACGTACTTCTCGCTGGTCAGGCCTTCCAGGCCAACCGGGCCACGGGCATGGAGCTTGTCGGTGGAGATGCCGATTTCCGCCCCCAGGCCGTACTCGAAGCCATCGGCAAAGCGCGTCGAGGCGTTGATCATCACCGAAGCGGAATCCACTTCATTGAGGAAACGCCGGGCATCGCTGAAATGCTCGGAGACGATGGCGTCGGTGTGCTTGGAGCCGTATTTATTGATGTGCTCGATGGCCTGGTCCAGGTCGTCGACCATGCGGATCGACAGGATCGGCGCCGTGTACTCGGTGTACCAATCCTGTTCGGTCGCCTCGATCACGTCCGCGCCCAGCAACGCACGGGTACGTTCACAACCGCGCAGCTCCACGCCCTTGTCGCGGTAGATGGCAGCCAACGGCGGCAGCACGCGCTCGGCAATGCCGGCGTGCACCAGCAGGGTTTCCATGGTGTTGCACGGCGCGTAGCGGTGGG
Above is a genomic segment from Pseudomonas sp. R5-89-07 containing:
- the nadD gene encoding nicotinate-nucleotide adenylyltransferase — its product is MGKRIGLLGGTFDPVHIGHLRSALEVADALALDELRLMPNFRPPHRDTPQVSAQQRLEMVRVAVEGIAPLVVDDRELKRDKPSYTVDTLELMRAELAADDQLFLLLGWDAFCGLPSWHRWEELLQHCHILVLQRPDADSEPPDALRNLLAARSVSDPLALTGPNGNIAFVWQTPLAVSATQIRQLLASGKSVRFLVPDAVLAYIDAHGLYRASN
- the rsfS gene encoding ribosome silencing factor, encoding MTNKDVSKVKRKGTFKSAPLPVEAHVGPELAGEELVKVAVAALEDVKAQDIQVLDVRDKQSITDFMIIATGTSNRQIGAMLDKVREAVKAQGVKPLGEEGKGDSDWVLLDMDDVIVHMMTSNARQFYDLERLWKGAEQSRAADGKHHSPEVGHAHFDKLNKDQE
- the mrdA gene encoding penicillin-binding protein 2 encodes the protein MTQPIRIKDHEKDARLVRARVVFGAVMVVALIAVLIARLYYLQVIQYEYHSTLSENNRVHVQPIPPTRGLIFDRNGVVVADNRPSFSLSMTRERSGDWQQVLDVIVEVLQLTPEDRVIFEKRMKQGRRPFEPVPILFELNEEQIARIAVNQFRLPGVEVVAQLVRHYPQGPHFAHSVGYMGRINEKELKTLDPVNYSGTHHIGKTGIERFYEPELHGQVGYEEVETNARGRVLRVLKRTDPIPGKDIVLSLDIKLQEAAEMALGGRRGAVVALDPKTGEVLAMVSQPSFDPNLFVTGISFRAYAELRDSIDRPLFNRVLRGLYPPGSTIKPAVAIAGLDSGVVTASSRVYDPGYYMLPNYDHKYRNWNRTGDGYVDLDTAIMRSNDTYFYDLAHKLGIDRLSAYMGKFGLGQKVSLDMFEESPGLMPSREWKRATRRQAWFPGETLILGIGQGYMQATPLQLAQATALVANKGIWNRPHLARTIEGEKPVDENPIPDIVLRDPSDWTKVNHGMQQVMHGARGTARKAAVGAQYRIAGKSGTAQVVAIKQGEKYDRSKVQERHRDHALFVGFAPADDPKIVVAVMVENGESGSGVAAPVVRQVMDAWLLAADGRLKPEYGGPPSSPEVTAREE
- the rlmH gene encoding 23S rRNA (pseudouridine(1915)-N(3))-methyltransferase RlmH encodes the protein MRLRLIAVGSRMPKWVEEGWHEYAKRLPAELSLELVEIPLNTRGKNADVARFIRQEGEAMLAKVGPNERIVTLEVHGKPWSTEQLAVELDRWRLDSRTVNFMVGGPEGLAPEVCARADQRWSLSALTLPHPLVRILIGEQLYRAWTVLSGHPYHK